From Canis aureus isolate CA01 chromosome 7, VMU_Caureus_v.1.0, whole genome shotgun sequence, a single genomic window includes:
- the DLK2 gene encoding protein delta homolog 2 isoform X1: protein MGRSWKAGNGNEERRGGRGGGGEHTHESRCAHVRPSIRPSLLRPALTMPSGCRCLHLVCLLCILGAPVQPAGADDCSSHCDLAHGCCAPDGSCRCDPGWEGLHCERCVRMPGCQHGTCHQPWQCICHSGWAGKFCDKDEHICTTQNPCRNGGQCVYDGGGEYHCVCPPSFHGHDCERKSGPCEQAGSPCRNGGQCQDDQGFALNFTCRCLVGFVGSRCEVNVDDCLMRPCANGATCLDGINRFSCLCPEGFAGRFCTVNLDDCASRPCQRGARCRDRVHDFDCLCPSGYGGKTCELILPVSEPATIVDIPLGTTSALAVPATGPVPHSVGAGLLRISVKEVVRRQEAGLGVSSLVAVVVFGALTTALVLSTMLLTLRAWRRGVCPPGPCCYPAPHYAPACQDQECQVSMLPAGLPLSPDLPPEPGKTTAL, encoded by the exons ATGGGTCGATCCTGGAAGGCTGGGAATGGCAacgaagaaagaagaggagggcgtggaggaggaggagagcacaCACACGAAAGCAG GTGTGCGCACGTCCGGCCGTCCATCCGTCCTTCCCTCCTGAGGCCGGCGCTGACCATGCCCAGCGGCTGCCGCTGTCTACATCTCGTGTGCCTGTTGTGCATCCTGGGGGCGCCCGTTCAGCCTGCGGGAG CCGATGACTGCAGCTCCCACTGTGACCTGGCCCACGGCTGCTGTGCGCCTGACGGCTCCTGCAG GTGTGACCCAGGCTGGGAAGGGCTGCACTGTGAGCGCTGTGTGAGAATGCCTGGCTGCCAGCATGGGACCTGCCACCAGCCCTGGCAGTGCATCTGTCATAGTGGCTGGGCAGGCAAGTTCTGTGACAAAG ATGAGCACATCTGTACCACACAGAACCCCTGTCGGAATGGTGGCCAGTGTGTCTATGACGGGGGTGGTGAGTACCACTGTGTGTGTCCACCAAGTTTCCATGGACATGACTGCGAGCGCAAGTCTGGACCCTGTGAACAGGCAGG CTCCCCATGCCGGAATGGTGGGCAATGCCAGGATGACCAGGGCTTTGCTCTCAACTTCACCTGCCGCTGTCTGGTAGGCTTTGTGGGTTCTCGTTGTGAGGTCAATGTAGACGACTGTCTGATGCGACCTTGTGCCAATGGCGCCACCTGCCTGGATGGCATAAACcgcttctcctgcctctgccctgagGGCTTTGCTGGTCGCTTCTGCACAGTCAACCTGGATGACTGTGCCAGCCGTCCGTGCCAGAGAGGGGCCCGCTGTCGGGACCGCGTCCATGACTTTGACTGTCTCTGCCCCAGCGGCTATGGCGGCAAGACCTGCGAGCTCATCTTACCGGTCTCAGAACCCGCCACCATAGTGGACATCCCCTTGGGGACCACCTCGGCTCTGGCAGTACCTGCCACAGGGCCTGTCCCCCACAGCGTGGGGGCGGGTCTGCTGCGCATCTCAGTGAAAGAGGTGGTGCGGAGGCAAGAGGCTGGGCTAGGTGTATCTAGCCTGGTGGCTGTGGTGGTCTTTGGGGCCCTCACCACCGCCCTGGTCCTGTCCACAATGTTGCTGACCCTGAGGGCCTGGCGCCGGGGTGTATGCCCCCCTGGACCCTGTTGCTACCCTGCCCCACACTATGCCCCGGCATGCCAGGACCAGGAGTGTCAGGTTAGCATGCTGCCGGCAGGGCTCCCCCTGTCACCTGACCTGCCCCCTGAGCCTGGAAAGACCACAGCACTGTGA
- the DLK2 gene encoding protein delta homolog 2 isoform X2: MPSGCRCLHLVCLLCILGAPVQPAGADDCSSHCDLAHGCCAPDGSCRCDPGWEGLHCERCVRMPGCQHGTCHQPWQCICHSGWAGKFCDKDEHICTTQNPCRNGGQCVYDGGGEYHCVCPPSFHGHDCERKSGPCEQAGSPCRNGGQCQDDQGFALNFTCRCLVGFVGSRCEVNVDDCLMRPCANGATCLDGINRFSCLCPEGFAGRFCTVNLDDCASRPCQRGARCRDRVHDFDCLCPSGYGGKTCELILPVSEPATIVDIPLGTTSALAVPATGPVPHSVGAGLLRISVKEVVRRQEAGLGVSSLVAVVVFGALTTALVLSTMLLTLRAWRRGVCPPGPCCYPAPHYAPACQDQECQVSMLPAGLPLSPDLPPEPGKTTAL, encoded by the exons ATGCCCAGCGGCTGCCGCTGTCTACATCTCGTGTGCCTGTTGTGCATCCTGGGGGCGCCCGTTCAGCCTGCGGGAG CCGATGACTGCAGCTCCCACTGTGACCTGGCCCACGGCTGCTGTGCGCCTGACGGCTCCTGCAG GTGTGACCCAGGCTGGGAAGGGCTGCACTGTGAGCGCTGTGTGAGAATGCCTGGCTGCCAGCATGGGACCTGCCACCAGCCCTGGCAGTGCATCTGTCATAGTGGCTGGGCAGGCAAGTTCTGTGACAAAG ATGAGCACATCTGTACCACACAGAACCCCTGTCGGAATGGTGGCCAGTGTGTCTATGACGGGGGTGGTGAGTACCACTGTGTGTGTCCACCAAGTTTCCATGGACATGACTGCGAGCGCAAGTCTGGACCCTGTGAACAGGCAGG CTCCCCATGCCGGAATGGTGGGCAATGCCAGGATGACCAGGGCTTTGCTCTCAACTTCACCTGCCGCTGTCTGGTAGGCTTTGTGGGTTCTCGTTGTGAGGTCAATGTAGACGACTGTCTGATGCGACCTTGTGCCAATGGCGCCACCTGCCTGGATGGCATAAACcgcttctcctgcctctgccctgagGGCTTTGCTGGTCGCTTCTGCACAGTCAACCTGGATGACTGTGCCAGCCGTCCGTGCCAGAGAGGGGCCCGCTGTCGGGACCGCGTCCATGACTTTGACTGTCTCTGCCCCAGCGGCTATGGCGGCAAGACCTGCGAGCTCATCTTACCGGTCTCAGAACCCGCCACCATAGTGGACATCCCCTTGGGGACCACCTCGGCTCTGGCAGTACCTGCCACAGGGCCTGTCCCCCACAGCGTGGGGGCGGGTCTGCTGCGCATCTCAGTGAAAGAGGTGGTGCGGAGGCAAGAGGCTGGGCTAGGTGTATCTAGCCTGGTGGCTGTGGTGGTCTTTGGGGCCCTCACCACCGCCCTGGTCCTGTCCACAATGTTGCTGACCCTGAGGGCCTGGCGCCGGGGTGTATGCCCCCCTGGACCCTGTTGCTACCCTGCCCCACACTATGCCCCGGCATGCCAGGACCAGGAGTGTCAGGTTAGCATGCTGCCGGCAGGGCTCCCCCTGTCACCTGACCTGCCCCCTGAGCCTGGAAAGACCACAGCACTGTGA